The following are encoded together in the Pleurocapsa sp. FMAR1 genome:
- a CDS encoding glycosyltransferase family 4 protein, whose amino-acid sequence MKVLQINYSDYANGGGGAIAMYRLYQSLKNIGIDGNILSNYKTLSSDESQSIDRSQRWESQIRKITSRLGLNDLHCISSFGVKKNNFYIDADVLNFHILHSGFFNYLAIPSLTKNKPAVFTLHDMWSFTGHCAYSYDCDRWKTGCGQCPQLDTYPAVARDNTKWEWKLKNWVYNRSNLVIVTPSKWLTEQAKQSMLDCLPIHHIPYGLDTEAYQPIEAEHCKYALGIPHDKKVLMFCAVNLKDRRKGGDLLNASLQKLPASLKKDIVLLTLGNSGEHIESIGIDTINLGYVSSDRLKSIAYSAADLFIFPTRADNLPLVLQESMACGTPMVSFKIGGVPDLVRHNITGYLAAPEDFSDFSQGIIQLLEDNQLRTKMKQNCREIAINEYSLELQAQRYVEIYQRLLETQQNNINTTEIAEKLTTTST is encoded by the coding sequence ATGAAAGTACTTCAAATTAACTATAGTGATTATGCCAACGGTGGTGGAGGTGCGATCGCTATGTACCGACTCTATCAAAGTTTAAAAAATATTGGTATAGACGGCAATATTCTGAGTAACTATAAAACACTCTCTTCTGATGAATCTCAATCAATAGATCGCTCCCAAAGATGGGAATCCCAAATTCGTAAAATTACTTCCAGACTGGGTTTAAATGATCTTCACTGTATCAGTTCTTTTGGAGTGAAAAAAAATAATTTTTACATAGATGCAGATGTTTTAAACTTTCACATTCTTCACAGTGGGTTTTTTAATTATTTGGCAATTCCTTCACTAACAAAAAATAAACCTGCTGTATTTACTCTTCATGATATGTGGAGTTTTACTGGTCATTGTGCTTATAGTTATGATTGCGATCGCTGGAAAACTGGATGTGGTCAATGTCCGCAATTAGATACTTATCCTGCTGTAGCTAGAGATAATACCAAGTGGGAGTGGAAGCTAAAAAATTGGGTTTACAACCGTTCAAATTTGGTTATTGTGACTCCTAGTAAATGGTTGACAGAGCAAGCCAAGCAAAGTATGCTCGATTGCCTTCCCATTCATCATATTCCTTACGGTCTTGATACAGAAGCCTATCAGCCTATAGAAGCGGAACACTGTAAATATGCGTTGGGTATTCCTCATGACAAAAAAGTCTTGATGTTTTGTGCAGTCAATCTCAAAGATCGGCGTAAAGGTGGAGATTTATTAAATGCCTCTTTGCAGAAATTACCTGCTTCTCTCAAAAAAGACATAGTTTTATTGACTCTTGGTAATAGTGGCGAACATATTGAATCAATCGGTATTGATACTATCAACTTAGGCTATGTTAGTAGCGATCGCCTAAAATCTATTGCTTATTCTGCTGCTGATTTATTCATTTTTCCTACTCGTGCAGATAACTTACCTTTAGTCTTACAAGAAAGCATGGCTTGTGGAACACCAATGGTATCTTTTAAGATTGGCGGTGTTCCTGATTTAGTTCGTCACAATATTACAGGTTATTTGGCTGCTCCCGAAGACTTTAGCGATTTTTCTCAGGGAATTATTCAGCTTCTAGAAGATAACCAATTGAGAACAAAAATGAAGCAAAATTGTCGAGAAATTGCCATAAATGAATATTCTCTGGAACTTCAGGCACAACGCTACGTAGAAATTTATCAAAGACTATTAGAAACTCAGCAAAATAATATTAATACAACTGAAATTGCTGAAAAGTTGACGACCACATCTACTTGA
- a CDS encoding acyltransferase: MAFIAAISVFKSTNIFADIKNFLGECYRNSVSSTFDVNLISFALKSAYYHCKSRYIFAHPNTCIQGLTNIKTTGKLFIGNRYVGFLNKHDLSFLNISGQLQINGKVELGKGCRLDICQNAICILDNCTINGKTNLIIAHGLTIGKESTISWGCEFLDKDWHEINYEGKKEKSPEIVIGDRVWIGSNCKILKGVHIANNSVVAANSVVTKSFAEEKVLIAGNPAKIIKRNVEWK; this comes from the coding sequence ATGGCTTTTATAGCAGCTATTTCTGTTTTTAAATCAACAAATATATTCGCTGATATTAAAAACTTTCTAGGTGAATGTTATCGTAATTCTGTAAGTTCTACTTTCGATGTAAATTTAATTTCATTTGCTTTGAAATCAGCTTACTATCATTGCAAATCGAGATATATATTTGCTCATCCTAACACTTGTATTCAAGGTTTAACCAATATCAAAACTACAGGAAAACTATTTATTGGTAATCGATATGTTGGCTTTCTTAACAAACACGATCTGAGTTTTCTCAATATTAGTGGTCAATTACAGATTAACGGTAAAGTCGAGCTTGGTAAAGGTTGTCGATTAGATATTTGTCAAAATGCGATTTGTATTCTTGATAACTGTACGATTAATGGTAAAACTAATTTAATAATTGCTCATGGATTGACCATCGGCAAAGAATCAACTATTTCCTGGGGATGTGAATTTTTAGACAAAGATTGGCATGAAATAAATTATGAAGGAAAAAAAGAAAAATCTCCCGAAATAGTTATTGGCGATCGCGTATGGATTGGTAGCAACTGTAAAATTTTAAAAGGGGTTCATATTGCTAATAATTCAGTAGTGGCAGCTAATTCAGTTGTCACTAAATCTTTTGCAGAAGAAAAAGTGCTAATTGCTGGAAATCCAGCCAAAATTATTAAAAGAAATGTTGAATGGAAATAA
- a CDS encoding class I SAM-dependent methyltransferase, whose protein sequence is MMKYLNLGCGQRFHSVWTNIDFTSTSDGVIACNLTKGIPYPNSSFDVVYSSHVLEHFPKTKAKSFLEECYRVLRPQGVIRIAVPDLEQIAKTYLQSLEQASFGSLEWANNYNWILLEMYDQTVRNYSGGEMAKYLFDEHIPNQEFVLQRLGIEAENLFKARNRGKQEKPLIADTEGRLKHLLRQIYRFVRYPNHHRESILKLLLGKEYETLQIGRFRQSGEVHQWMYDRYSLALLLKKCGLDKIIPRTASESYISNWTNFNLDTELDGTVYKPDSLFMEGIKLAK, encoded by the coding sequence ATGATGAAATATCTTAATCTTGGTTGCGGTCAACGTTTTCACTCTGTTTGGACTAATATTGACTTTACTTCTACTAGTGACGGCGTGATTGCTTGCAATCTTACAAAAGGTATTCCCTATCCCAATTCTTCTTTTGATGTAGTTTATAGTTCTCATGTATTAGAACACTTTCCCAAAACAAAAGCCAAGTCATTTTTAGAAGAGTGCTATCGTGTCTTACGTCCTCAAGGTGTAATAAGAATAGCCGTTCCCGATTTAGAACAAATTGCGAAAACATATCTACAATCTTTAGAACAAGCTAGCTTTGGTTCTCTAGAATGGGCTAATAACTACAACTGGATTTTATTAGAGATGTACGATCAAACAGTAAGGAATTATTCTGGAGGGGAAATGGCGAAATATCTTTTTGACGAACATATTCCCAATCAAGAATTTGTTTTGCAACGTTTGGGTATAGAAGCAGAGAATCTATTCAAAGCCAGAAATCGCGGTAAGCAAGAAAAACCTTTGATCGCAGATACAGAAGGTAGGCTAAAACATCTATTAAGACAGATTTATCGCTTTGTGCGTTATCCAAACCATCATCGCGAATCAATATTAAAACTATTACTAGGTAAAGAGTATGAAACTTTACAAATTGGGCGTTTTCGACAGAGTGGTGAGGTTCATCAATGGATGTACGATCGCTATTCCCTCGCATTACTACTTAAAAAATGCGGTTTAGATAAGATTATTCCCCGTACTGCTTCGGAGAGTTATATCTCAAACTGGACTAACTTTAATCTCGATACAGAATTAGACGGGACTGTGTATAAGCCAGATTCTTTATTTATGGAGGGAATTAAGCTAGCAAAATGA
- a CDS encoding Uma2 family endonuclease, with protein sequence MNSLTVDFHSILTITDEQFYQLCLQNPEIKFERTVDRELIIMSPTGGGTGKRNSEILIELGIWNRQQKLGVIFDSSTGFILPNGSIRSPDVAWIPNYKWEQISLQEQERFISLCPDFIVELGFQSDRLKLLQEKMVEYIENGTRLGWLINRKDRTVEIYRAGTEKEVLHNPTNLSGEDVLSDFVLNLELIW encoded by the coding sequence ATGAATTCTCTCACTGTAGATTTTCATTCAATACTGACTATAACAGATGAACAATTTTATCAACTTTGTTTGCAAAATCCTGAAATTAAATTTGAACGCACTGTTGATCGAGAATTAATTATTATGTCACCCACAGGAGGAGGTACTGGCAAAAGAAATTCGGAAATTTTAATCGAACTAGGCATTTGGAATCGTCAGCAAAAATTAGGCGTAATTTTTGATTCTTCTACAGGCTTTATTTTACCAAATGGTTCTATTCGTTCTCCCGATGTTGCTTGGATTCCTAATTATAAATGGGAACAAATATCACTCCAAGAACAAGAAAGATTTATTTCTTTATGTCCTGATTTTATAGTTGAATTAGGTTTCCAGAGCGATCGCTTGAAACTTTTACAAGAAAAAATGGTGGAATATATAGAAAATGGAACTCGTTTGGGGTGGTTGATTAACCGTAAAGATCGAACAGTTGAGATTTATCGTGCAGGAACAGAAAAAGAAGTTTTGCATAATCCAACTAATTTATCGGGTGAGGATGTGTTATCAGACTTCGTTTTAAATTTGGAACTAATTTGGTGA
- a CDS encoding glycosyltransferase family 2 protein codes for MSNLPKISIVTPSFNQAEFIEATIQSILSQNYPNLEYIIIDGGSTDGSVEIIKQYASYLHFWCSEPDRGQYDAINKGFAHSTGEIMAWLNSDDMYCPWALKTVASAMSDLEQVEWLTTLNPGGWDWSGFCTGFKSILGYSREAFLDGYYLPREKQGIAWIQQESTFWRRSLWERAGSRISTDFDLASDFDLWSSFFLYADLYGISSPLGGFRFQANQKSRQKHNYVAEAEKSLVTMKNSLNWSPNFLRKLCLNLRLNRIPKLRTFLQPLYSYEGKRILRKNISLPNSFWDIEVYNFYQ; via the coding sequence ATGTCAAATTTGCCTAAAATTTCAATAGTTACACCTTCATTTAATCAAGCTGAATTTATTGAAGCAACCATTCAAAGCATTTTGTCTCAGAACTATCCAAATTTAGAGTACATAATCATTGATGGTGGTTCTACAGATGGCAGCGTAGAAATTATCAAACAATACGCAAGTTATTTACATTTTTGGTGCAGCGAACCCGACCGAGGACAATACGACGCAATTAACAAAGGTTTTGCTCATTCTACTGGTGAGATTATGGCTTGGTTAAACAGTGATGATATGTATTGTCCTTGGGCTTTAAAAACTGTTGCTAGTGCTATGTCTGACCTTGAGCAAGTAGAATGGCTAACGACGCTTAATCCTGGTGGATGGGATTGGTCTGGATTCTGCACGGGATTCAAATCAATTCTGGGTTATTCACGAGAAGCGTTTTTAGATGGCTATTATTTGCCTAGAGAAAAACAAGGCATTGCCTGGATACAACAAGAGTCTACTTTTTGGCGGCGAAGCTTATGGGAACGGGCTGGTAGTAGAATATCTACCGATTTCGATCTAGCTAGTGATTTCGATCTTTGGTCGAGTTTTTTTTTATACGCAGATTTATATGGAATTTCCTCACCATTGGGAGGTTTTCGTTTTCAAGCAAATCAAAAAAGTCGTCAAAAACATAACTACGTAGCTGAAGCAGAAAAGTCACTAGTAACTATGAAAAACTCCTTAAATTGGTCGCCCAATTTTTTAAGAAAGCTGTGTTTGAACTTGAGACTAAATAGAATTCCCAAACTTAGAACTTTTCTTCAGCCACTATATAGCTATGAAGGAAAAAGAATTTTGAGAAAAAACATAAGTTTACCAAATAGTTTCTGGGATATAGAAGTTTATAACTTTTATCAGTAA
- a CDS encoding class I SAM-dependent methyltransferase: MVFSPITGSNNITLLRTIKAEQLITSWQDSFEIDITKELNNQQNIYLYQCNETKLKFFAPSEIVGSGKLYEKLQNFNWYYMPSKWEHKIALQDLSRCENVLEIGSAFGDFVTSAINAGFNIKGIELNEAAIDIAQKKNLPVERLDLEEAVKLYRESLDGVCSFQVLEHVTNPKDFITWSIQMLKPGGKLIYCVPNSESFLKYQDNLLDMPPHHMLQWSKKSLIALEKLFPIKVEKIIYEPLAEYHIFSYLNAYNNYFRSVFPLTKLIFNRYSLPLYEKCLRLGLRRLLIGQSIYIQFRKI; the protein is encoded by the coding sequence ATGGTTTTTAGTCCTATAACAGGTTCTAACAATATAACTTTACTCAGAACAATTAAAGCAGAGCAGTTAATTACAAGTTGGCAGGATAGTTTTGAAATAGATATTACTAAAGAATTGAATAATCAACAGAATATTTATCTATATCAGTGTAATGAAACTAAGCTTAAATTTTTCGCACCTTCTGAGATTGTTGGCTCTGGTAAACTTTATGAGAAACTGCAAAATTTTAATTGGTATTATATGCCTAGTAAATGGGAACATAAGATCGCACTTCAAGATTTATCGAGATGCGAAAATGTTCTGGAAATAGGCTCTGCTTTTGGCGACTTTGTGACTTCGGCTATAAATGCGGGTTTTAATATTAAGGGCATTGAATTAAATGAGGCTGCTATTGATATTGCACAGAAGAAGAATCTCCCTGTAGAGCGTCTAGATTTAGAAGAAGCTGTCAAACTTTATCGTGAGTCTTTAGATGGTGTATGTAGTTTTCAGGTACTAGAACACGTAACTAATCCCAAAGATTTTATTACTTGGTCAATTCAGATGCTTAAGCCTGGAGGCAAGTTAATTTATTGTGTTCCAAACTCAGAAAGCTTTTTGAAGTATCAGGATAATTTGCTAGATATGCCTCCGCACCATATGCTTCAGTGGTCTAAAAAATCTTTAATTGCTTTAGAAAAATTATTTCCAATTAAAGTAGAAAAAATCATTTATGAGCCTTTAGCTGAATATCATATATTTAGCTATTTAAATGCTTACAATAATTATTTTCGTTCAGTTTTCCCTCTTACCAAACTGATTTTTAATCGCTACAGTTTGCCTTTATATGAAAAATGTCTTCGTCTTGGTTTGAGAAGGTTATTGATTGGTCAGAGTATATACATTCAATTTCGTAAAATATGA
- a CDS encoding glycosyltransferase, whose product MNPKVTVCLPNLNNFAFIRERLDTIVNQTFQDWELVVVDGYSNDGAWEIIQEYASQDSRIHLFQEQPEGIYQAFNSCIYKARGEYIYIATSDDTMTPDCLEKMVATLDKNTDCDLCQCKLEFIDENSELLPAEKQWSVHTSTYLKQWLDCPHKRYAPHDGILHFAVLTVYTSLTQLLIRKQLFERIGYFKAGWGSMADFEWGMRASLLYNTVYIPEVLATWRKHSSQATTDPYTPQNLKILLKMAHHALDFARQHNLEKVKNISYRELSHHYKMSIINIGLNQQNSFISKLCYLFICAIKLPLNTLVYSLNKLFLKQLQPQTSALWINNKITRAKIAKPLKIS is encoded by the coding sequence ATGAATCCTAAAGTAACTGTCTGCTTGCCTAATTTGAATAATTTTGCTTTTATCAGAGAGCGTTTAGACACTATTGTCAATCAAACTTTTCAAGATTGGGAATTAGTAGTAGTAGATGGTTATTCTAATGACGGTGCATGGGAAATTATTCAAGAATATGCTAGCCAAGACTCTCGAATACATTTGTTTCAAGAACAGCCAGAAGGAATTTATCAAGCATTTAATTCCTGTATTTATAAAGCGCGTGGTGAGTATATTTACATTGCTACTAGTGATGATACGATGACCCCTGATTGTTTAGAGAAAATGGTCGCAACTTTAGATAAAAATACTGATTGCGATCTATGCCAGTGCAAGTTAGAGTTCATAGATGAAAACTCTGAACTTTTACCAGCAGAAAAACAATGGTCAGTACATACCAGTACGTATCTTAAACAATGGTTAGATTGTCCTCACAAAAGATATGCACCCCATGATGGAATACTCCATTTTGCAGTTTTGACAGTCTATACTTCTTTAACTCAATTGTTAATTCGTAAACAGTTATTTGAGCGAATTGGCTATTTCAAAGCGGGTTGGGGTTCGATGGCAGATTTTGAATGGGGAATGCGAGCTTCTTTGCTTTATAACACGGTTTATATACCAGAAGTATTAGCAACCTGGCGCAAACATTCTAGTCAAGCAACAACAGATCCTTACACTCCTCAAAATCTCAAGATATTACTCAAAATGGCTCACCATGCTTTAGATTTTGCTCGCCAGCATAATTTAGAAAAAGTCAAAAATATTTCTTATAGAGAACTATCTCATCACTACAAAATGTCAATTATTAATATAGGTTTAAATCAGCAAAATTCTTTCATATCTAAATTATGTTATTTGTTTATTTGTGCTATTAAACTACCTTTAAATACTTTGGTTTATTCATTGAATAAACTTTTTTTAAAGCAGCTACAACCTCAAACTAGTGCACTTTGGATTAACAATAAAATTACTAGAGCCAAAATAGCAAAACCGTTGAAAATTTCGTAA
- a CDS encoding glycosyltransferase family protein → MKVLHLIGASSYLPWVTGGSIISCHRLCQNLQRLGVDVHIVIHQHSSGREPLGSHIYEGVLVQVLPPIPDAVERMALYSRTTVNAVLAFPRFWQPINQILSTFMILLLVQVLHICS, encoded by the coding sequence ATGAAAGTTCTTCATCTTATCGGTGCTAGTTCTTATCTCCCTTGGGTAACAGGAGGTAGCATTATCTCTTGTCATCGCCTTTGCCAAAACTTACAGCGTTTAGGGGTAGATGTGCATATTGTAATTCACCAGCATTCTTCTGGACGAGAACCTTTAGGAAGTCATATTTACGAGGGTGTTCTAGTTCAAGTACTGCCACCAATCCCCGATGCGGTCGAGCGTATGGCTTTGTACTCGCGCACTACAGTTAATGCGGTATTGGCTTTTCCGAGGTTTTGGCAGCCTATCAACCAGATATTGTCCACTTTCATGATTTTACTTCTAGTGCAGGTATTGCACATATGCAGTTAG
- a CDS encoding glycosyltransferase family protein, with translation MPINVLRSSPFAVKNPSHGGEHRSEQILEILSRNNIQTTELQQSIYQETRPIRDRFLGVVNSIQNQDWEAFCLKRLGGIGQMLDLYHSELTQSQKYQAIIWETTGETITPQIKKKYQVPLIALPHNIESFFLTHFRKKESALVFDYLKQEIKGLKEADFVFAVSEEEQILLRNHDIDAEYLPYYPGQRLIELYSDIRKARKNSEKQSLLILGSAKNYASVEGFIQLAKWINNCSQNKSLEVKLVGNQTETLKDTLNYPWLSICGTATKEELKQYLAETRAVLIHQKKGLGVLTRIPEMLAAGIPVIANRIAARSVSHLSGVHIYDSPEELHHLLTQEFEEVPMPLPPKNAESRFIQAVLAS, from the coding sequence ATGCCAATCAATGTTTTGCGTTCTAGTCCTTTTGCAGTTAAGAATCCTTCCCATGGAGGAGAACATCGCTCTGAGCAGATATTAGAAATATTATCAAGAAACAATATTCAAACTACCGAGTTACAACAATCCATTTATCAAGAAACTAGACCAATTCGCGATCGCTTTTTAGGAGTAGTAAATAGTATTCAAAATCAAGATTGGGAAGCTTTTTGCTTGAAACGCTTGGGTGGTATCGGTCAGATGCTTGATTTGTATCACAGCGAATTAACTCAATCTCAAAAATACCAGGCAATAATTTGGGAAACAACAGGAGAAACAATTACACCCCAAATCAAAAAAAAATATCAAGTTCCATTAATCGCTTTACCACACAACATAGAGTCATTTTTCTTAACTCATTTTAGAAAAAAAGAATCTGCTCTAGTTTTCGATTATCTCAAGCAAGAAATTAAAGGATTGAAAGAAGCAGATTTTGTATTTGCTGTTTCTGAAGAGGAACAAATACTTCTAAGAAATCATGATATTGATGCAGAATATCTCCCTTATTATCCAGGTCAAAGATTGATAGAGCTTTATTCAGATATTAGAAAAGCGAGAAAAAATTCAGAAAAGCAAAGTTTATTAATTTTGGGATCGGCAAAAAATTATGCCAGTGTTGAAGGTTTTATTCAGCTAGCTAAATGGATTAATAATTGTAGTCAGAATAAGTCCCTAGAAGTTAAACTTGTGGGCAATCAAACTGAGACTTTAAAAGATACTTTAAATTATCCTTGGCTAAGTATTTGTGGTACAGCAACTAAAGAAGAGTTAAAACAGTATTTAGCCGAAACTAGAGCTGTATTAATACATCAGAAAAAAGGTTTAGGAGTCCTAACTAGAATTCCCGAAATGTTGGCAGCAGGTATTCCTGTAATTGCTAATCGAATTGCTGCTCGAAGTGTTAGTCATCTTTCAGGGGTTCATATTTATGATTCACCAGAAGAACTACACCATTTACTTACCCAGGAATTTGAAGAAGTGCCTATGCCACTACCTCCCAAAAATGCCGAGTCCAGATTTATTCAAGCTGTTTTAGCCAGCTAG
- a CDS encoding FkbM family methyltransferase, translating to MKTLSWQQDNSLKRLLKQIRVYLGQKLLESPTLLKFVNFPYEYAPEKIRDFFVKHISVAGAPRTDYTWILCLSNKVKLKVPVKNGDLKSWQFAQSYKWHERGLRKVEDFLHNNIPIEKVFLDIGANLGIRSLYPLSLNRPVVLFEPNSYLRSFTEELFALNNFKKFTIENICLGNHNTTTELFISKSSYLSSVIQHYAELDEVVDTISVPMMKLDDYNRNRLTEKSIGALKIDVEGFEIEVLSGAMQLLIENKPVVIVEAQHDNWQKIADFFDNLNLKYKGFLITNNVKAPLIKNEDNCYHNRGTENYLYCCNRDLLSTLKKDFL from the coding sequence ATGAAAACACTAAGTTGGCAGCAAGACAATAGCCTAAAAAGGCTTTTAAAGCAAATTAGAGTTTATTTGGGACAAAAACTTTTAGAGTCTCCCACATTGCTAAAATTTGTCAATTTTCCTTATGAATATGCACCAGAAAAAATTAGAGATTTTTTTGTCAAGCATATCAGCGTCGCTGGTGCGCCTCGAACAGACTATACTTGGATTCTCTGCCTATCTAACAAAGTTAAATTAAAAGTGCCAGTTAAAAATGGCGATCTCAAAAGCTGGCAATTTGCACAAAGTTATAAATGGCACGAGCGAGGATTGAGAAAAGTAGAAGATTTTTTACATAACAATATACCTATAGAGAAAGTTTTTCTGGATATTGGCGCTAACTTGGGTATCAGATCTCTTTATCCTTTGTCTCTCAATCGACCTGTAGTTCTTTTTGAACCAAATTCATATTTGAGATCGTTTACAGAAGAATTATTTGCGCTGAATAATTTTAAGAAATTTACGATAGAAAATATTTGTCTTGGCAATCACAACACCACAACAGAGCTTTTTATATCTAAAAGTAGTTATTTAAGTAGCGTAATTCAACATTACGCAGAACTAGATGAAGTTGTCGATACAATTTCTGTTCCCATGATGAAATTAGACGATTATAACCGAAATCGTCTTACTGAAAAATCGATCGGCGCGCTCAAAATAGATGTAGAAGGTTTTGAGATCGAAGTCTTATCAGGGGCTATGCAACTATTAATAGAAAACAAGCCTGTAGTTATTGTAGAGGCTCAACATGACAATTGGCAAAAAATTGCAGATTTTTTTGATAATTTAAATTTAAAATACAAAGGTTTTTTAATTACGAATAACGTGAAAGCTCCTTTGATAAAAAATGAAGACAACTGTTATCACAATAGAGGCACTGAAAATTATTTATACTGCTGCAATCGAGATTTGCTTTCAACATTGAAAAAAGATTTTTTGTAA
- a CDS encoding acyltransferase: MFISNLRSQYHHLKFFWLQVIGKIPSQTIRKYLYIKHFQLKIGNDTVIYNSCHFRDPHKITIGNNTSIGDRCILDGRSGLTIGDSVNMSTGAWIWTLQHDPHDPNFAATGAPVIIEDYAWISSRTTILPGVTIGKGAVVAAGAVVTKSVEPYAIVGGVPAKKIGDRNTKLSYQLKSCVSFF; the protein is encoded by the coding sequence ATGTTTATTTCCAACTTGCGATCGCAATATCATCATCTAAAATTTTTCTGGCTACAAGTAATTGGTAAAATTCCTTCCCAAACTATTAGAAAATATCTTTACATCAAGCATTTTCAACTAAAGATAGGAAATGACACTGTTATCTATAATAGCTGTCATTTTAGAGATCCTCATAAAATAACTATTGGTAATAATACTAGCATAGGCGATCGCTGTATTCTCGACGGACGTTCTGGCTTAACTATTGGCGACTCGGTGAATATGTCTACAGGAGCTTGGATTTGGACGTTACAACACGATCCCCACGATCCTAACTTTGCTGCTACAGGTGCGCCTGTAATTATCGAAGATTATGCCTGGATTAGCTCTCGTACCACGATTTTACCAGGAGTAACTATCGGCAAGGGTGCAGTCGTGGCTGCAGGTGCAGTTGTGACTAAATCAGTCGAACCTTATGCCATTGTCGGGGGTGTTCCTGCTAAAAAAATAGGCGATCGTAATACTAAACTTAGCTATCAACTGAAATCCTGTGTATCTTTCTTTTAA
- a CDS encoding ABC transporter ATP-binding protein: MSDAVVKVENLSKKYIIGHQKQERYTALRDVIGNSVKSILKPNSKSKNTKEEFWALKDLDFEINQGDRVGIIGRNGAGKSTLLKVLSRITEPTTGQIKIRGRVASLLEVGTGFHPELTGRENIFLNGAILGMGKVEIKKKFDEIVNFAEVEKFLDTPVKRYSSGMYVRLAFAVAAHLEPEILIVDEVLAVGDVQFQKKCLGKMEDVGKEGRTVIFVSHNMSAMKTLCQKGILLNEGKIVTQGAIDKAIDCYGGQDIKSSSVYIAPKQPEYPYFKKIEICQNKKIGNKFKSSLPIRIVFEVETYNTIDLSVNIVIRNSDGVWIHHSSSEFNTNTIDCKSRLRECSIPPYSLTFGTYYLDAFLAIRNYQLFEKAIDALKFEIYCSNTMPFLTKYSDWKGICAPELLSWK, from the coding sequence ATGTCAGACGCGGTTGTTAAAGTTGAAAACTTAAGCAAAAAATATATTATTGGGCATCAAAAGCAGGAAAGATACACTGCACTACGGGATGTGATTGGTAATAGTGTTAAATCGATTCTTAAGCCTAATAGCAAGAGTAAAAATACAAAAGAAGAGTTTTGGGCATTAAAAGATCTTGATTTTGAAATCAATCAAGGAGACAGAGTTGGAATTATTGGGCGCAATGGTGCGGGTAAATCGACACTTTTAAAAGTACTTAGTAGAATAACAGAACCGACAACAGGTCAAATAAAAATAAGAGGTAGAGTTGCTAGTTTATTGGAAGTAGGAACGGGTTTTCATCCTGAGTTAACAGGCAGAGAAAATATTTTTCTCAACGGTGCAATTTTGGGAATGGGTAAAGTAGAAATTAAGAAAAAGTTTGATGAAATTGTAAATTTTGCTGAAGTAGAAAAGTTTTTAGATACTCCTGTAAAAAGATATTCTTCGGGGATGTATGTCAGGCTAGCTTTTGCAGTAGCTGCACACTTAGAACCAGAGATTTTAATAGTGGATGAAGTCTTAGCAGTAGGAGATGTTCAGTTTCAAAAAAAATGTTTAGGAAAAATGGAAGATGTGGGTAAAGAAGGACGAACAGTTATTTTTGTCAGCCACAATATGAGTGCAATGAAGACTTTATGTCAGAAAGGCATACTTTTAAATGAAGGTAAAATTGTAACTCAAGGAGCTATAGATAAAGCCATTGATTGTTATGGTGGACAAGATATTAAAAGCTCTTCTGTATATATTGCACCGAAACAACCCGAATATCCTTACTTCAAGAAGATTGAAATTTGTCAAAATAAGAAAATAGGAAATAAGTTTAAAAGTAGTCTTCCTATAAGAATAGTATTTGAAGTAGAAACATACAATACAATAGACCTGTCTGTAAATATCGTAATAAGAAATTCTGATGGTGTTTGGATACATCACTCAAGTAGTGAATTTAACACCAATACAATTGACTGTAAATCTCGTTTGAGAGAGTGTTCTATACCTCCTTATTCGCTAACTTTCGGTACATATTATCTAGATGCTTTTTTAGCAATAAGAAATTACCAGCTTTTTGAAAAGGCTATTGATGCTTTGAAATTTGAAATATATTGTTCTAATACTATGCCATTTCTCACTAAATATAGTGATTGGAAGGGAATCTGCGCTCCTGAATTATTGTCATGGAAATAA